Below is a genomic region from Pseudazoarcus pumilus.
GCTGCTTTTCGTTGAGCTTGGCGATCCAGTCGCGCACCAGATCCTCGATCTCGTGCTCCTGGATCATGCTGTCGGCTGTACAGGCCTGATCGTCGGCCAGCGACTCGCCGATGGACAGCGTCGGATCGATGTCCAGCGGCGCGTCCAGCGAAGCGGTGTGTTCCCCCAGCGCGAGCAGTGCGCGCACCTGGTCTACACTCTTGTCGAGTCGCTGCGCCACTTCCTCGAGCGTGAACTCGCCATTGCCCAGCGCCTCGAGCGCGCGCTGCGTGCGCAGCACCTGATTGAGTTCCTTGACCACGTGCACGGGCAACCGGATGGTGCGCGACTGGTTCATGATCGCGCGCTCGATGTTCTGCCGGATCCACCAGGTCGCGTAGGTCGAGAAGCGGAAGCCACGCTCGGGATCGAATTTCTCGAGCGCATGCATCAGGCCGAGGTTGCCTTCCTCGACCAGATCGAGCAGCGGGATGCCGCGATTGAGATAATGCTTGGCGATATTGACGACCAGGCGCAGGTTGCGCTCGATCATGGTCTGACGCGCCTCGAAGTCGCCCGCGCGCACGCGGCGGGTGAGCACGCCCTCTTCTTCGGCCGTCAGCAGCGGGTTGGCGCCGATCTCGTTGAGATAGATCTGCGTGACATCATTGAGGAAATCGCTCTCGGCCGGCGTGGGTGTCGCGGCCGGCTCGCCCAGGGCCTCGACCTCGAGCGGCAGGTCCGGCTCGCGGGCAACGCTCTGGTCGTCGTCGTCATCGGCCGGATCGTACATGCGGACCTCGTCGTCAACGCGCCGGCAGGAACTTGGCAGGATCCACCGGCTTGCCCTGTTTGCGGATCTCGAAATGCAGTTTCGGGCGATCCGCATCCGTACTGCCGAGTTCGGCGATCTTCTGGCCCTTGCTCACCTTGTCGCCTTCCTTGACCAGCAGGTCGCGGTTGTGGGCATAGGCCGTCAGGAAGTCGTCCTCGTGCTTGATGATGACCAGTTTCCCGTAGCCACGCAACCCGCTGCCCGAATACACCACGCTGCCTGCCGCCGCGGCCACGACCGGGTCTCCCGGCTCGCCGGCGATGTCCAGGCCCTTGTTGCTGGACTCGTCGAAACCCTCGATGACTTCACCAGCGGCCGGCCACAGCCATGGCGCCTCGACCGCAGCAGGCGCCGCAGGCGCGGGCTTCTCCGCCGGCTCTGAAGGCTCCGCCGGGGCAGGCTGTGCGGGCGGCGTGTCCGGCGGCGACGGAATCGGCAGCGGCGGCTCGGACGGCAGGATCTGCGGGTTGATCGCGGCCCAGGCCTCGTCCGAGTATTCCGTGCGGCCGCCGCGTGGAGAATCGATCAACGGCACCTCGGCGGCCGGCTGGCTCGGTTCGGCGACCACCCCCGGGGACTCGATCGGGCGCACCGTCACGGCATCCTCGCCACTGCCCGCACTCGGCGGCGCCACCCGCAGGCGCTGGCCGACACGGATCTGATGCGGACTTTCGAGCCCGTTCCACCGCACCAGATCGCCCACGCTCTGACCATAGGTGCGGCTGATGCCGAGCAAGGTATCGCCCTGGCGCACGACGTGGTGCTGGCCGTCGGCCTGAGCGCCTGCAGTAGACGGCGCAGTCGAACCGCGCGACGCATCGCCGAACGGCGCCGGCAGTTGCGACAGGCATCCACTCAAAAGCAGGGCCGAGGCCAGCGGCAGCAGCAGCCGTGCGGTGGCAGCGTGATCGATCGAGTTCTTCATTCCAGTCCACTCAGCAATGGCACGAAACGAACCGCCTCGTGCCGACTTTCCCTGAATACGTCTCCGACCCTCTCGGTCATCACCAGCTGCTGCTCGCCGCCGGCCCCGACCGGGATCATCATGCGCCCGCCGGGGGCGAGCTGGTCTCGCAAGGCCAGCGGCACTTCGCGTGCGCCAGCCGCAACGATGATGGTGTCGAACGGCGCGGCCTGCGGCAAGCCCTGTGAACCGTCGCCGTGCTTGAGCCGCACGTTAGGATAACGGAACGGTCGCAAATTCTCCTTGGCCTGCTCGAACAGCCCGCGAATGCGCTCGATGCCGAACACCTCGGTCGCCAGATGCGACAGCACCGCGGCCTGATAACCGCATCCTGCACCGACTTCGAGCGCGCGCCCGAGTTCGCGACCGGCGCGCAGCAGCTCGATCATGCGCGCCACCACATAGGGCTGGGAGATGGTCTGCTGGAAACCGATGGGCAGCGGCGTGTCGTCGTAGGCGTTGTAGGCCAGTGCGGCATCGATGAAGTGCTGACGCGGCACGCGCAGCATCGCGTCGAGCACCCGCTCGTCGCGGATGCCCTGGGCGCGCAGGCGCTCGACCATGCGCAGCGCTGCCCGGCCACCCGCCTGGGCCGGCTCACACACACCCATCTCAGACCTCCAGCCACTCCGCGACGGCGTTGATCTGACCGTTGTGGGTCAGATCAACGCGCAGCGGCGTGACCGAAACATAACCATCCTTGACGGCCTGAAAGTCCGTCCCCTCGCCGGCGTCGGCGGCCTGCCCGGCCGGCCCGATCCAGTACACCGTCTCGCCGCGCGGCGTGGTGCCGCGAATGACAGGTTCGGCCTTGTGGCGCTTGCCAAGCCGCGTGAGGCGCACGCCGCGGATGTCGCCCGTGCTGCAGTCCGGGATGTTCACGTTGAGCAGTACCGGCTCGCGGAACGGATCACGGATGAAGCGCGCGACCAGATCGTGCGCAACCTTGGCCGCAGCGGTAAAGTCGGTCGCCGACTTGCTGGCAAGAGAAAACGCGATGGCCGGCACGCCGAGCAGGAATCCCTCGGTCGCCGCGGCGACCGTGCCCGAATAAATCGTGTCGTCGCCCATGTTGGCTCCGTGATTGATGCCGGAGACGACCATATCGGGCAGATGATCGAACATTCCCGTGACGGCCAGATGAACACAGTCGGTGGGTGTGCCATTGACGAAGTGAAAACCGTTGGCCGCCTGCCGCAGCGCCAGCGGCCGATCGAGGGTGAGCGAGTTGCTCGCGCCGCTGCGATCGCGCTCGGGCGCGACCACGGTTGTATCGCCAAGGTCGTGCAGGGCGTCGGCCAAGGCCGCAAGGCCGGGCGCGAAATAGCCGTCGTCGTTACTGAGGAGAATGCGCATCGGTAGCTGCTGAGAATGTCGCCCGGGAAGGCGAACCGGTTTGAGAGCCGGAAAATTCTAGCACACCGCCGCGCACGCCCCGCCCGGAGAGCGCCGGCGGTAAACGTAAAAACGGGCGCTTGCGCGCCCGTTTCGATCGAATCGTCAGGAAAGACGATTAGAACGTGTGGCGAATACCCACCGTGAAACCGTTGCCGTTGTTGCCGGCGTCGGCATCAAGGCCAGCCGAAAACGGACGCACGGCGCCGTCGTCATTATTGACGTGCGAGTAGCCAGCGTAGGCCATCGTGCGCTTGGACAGGCTGTGGAAGTACGCAACCGTGTACATGTCCGCGTCCATATCGCTGTTGTCGTGGCTCAGGTGACCGTAGCCGAGCGCAACCTTGCCAGCCTCGCTGACCGGGATCGTGCCGGTGATGGTCCAGACGTCGTTGTCAATCGAGCCGGCGTCGACGTTCTGCCAGGTCAGGTTGACCTGAGCGACGCCGAAGTTGTAGCCACCACCGAGCAACCATTCTTTCTGGTCGTCACCGGCACCGCCGTCGATGCGGTGATAGACGGCCGTCGCTTCGATCGGGCCATTGCTGTACATGGCGCCCAGACCGACGACGTCGCCTTCGCTACGATCGTCGTCCTGGTTCCGCTCGCCGAAGCCGTAGAGGGCTTCGAACTTCAGGCCGCCGAAGGACTTCGACTTGTAGTTGATCGAGTTGTTGATACGACCCGAACCGGCGACACGAATGGTCGCACCGGCGGCGCCGGCGAGGACCGACAGCGGGTCCATCTGGCTGGAGTTCATGAAGTTGGTCATCGTGGCAGCACCGTTGTGACCCGGCGAGTACTGACGACCCAGACCGACGAAGCCGAAGCCGCCGTCCAGACCGACCCACGACTGGCGGGCACCGGTCGGGCCGCTACCGACGTCGGCACCGATACCGTACTCGAGCTGGAACTTGGCGGACAGGCCGTTGCCCAGATCCTCGGAGCCCTTGAAGCCGATGCGCGACGCGGAAACGGTACCGCTTTGAACGCCACGGAACTTGTTGTCACCTTGCTTGGCGTAGACCATGCCGAGATCGACGAGGCCGTAGATGGTGACGTTCGACTGCGCCATCGCCGGCGCAGACATCAGGCCGGCAACCGCCAGAGCGATGAGTTTCTTTTGCATGAATTTCTCCTCTAGTTTTAAGCTGAAACCAGCAGCGCCTGCTGGCCCGACTTACCTCTCAATCGAGAAGCTGGGGTGATTGTGCAAAAGCGCCGCTCACTGCCGCAAGCTCGGCGTAACAAAAAGAAAGGTCGGGGCCCGGTTTGTGTTGCGTACCCGCAACAAGCGGTCAGGCCGCCCCGGTAGGGACACCCCGATCGATCACCGCAACCCTGCCGCCGCAGGCGTTCGCGCCACCCCTCACGACCCGGCCCCGCGCCCGCGCGGTTTCCGCGCCAGCCCCTCATGCAGGCGCTTCGCGCGGCATCGGTGGCGAGCCGGAGACGATCGACGATGATCTTTCACGAACGCCTCCGCGGGGGCAAGCCGACCCGTCACGCCATGGCGTGACGAGGCCCGCACGGGCGCCTCTTCAGGCCCCCGTGCGCGCGGCCATGTCGCGGCACGGCAACACCCGCGACAGGCTGCCACGTCCGCCGCCTGCAACAAAATGCTTGTGTTCGCACAGGCCCGGCCTCATACTCCGTTCGCGGGTTTTCAAAGTACGTCAGCTCTTCGTAGTACCTCAGCGGTATCGGCAAGTGCTCTTGGCCTTGATTCTCGTATTTCCGGGCTCACGCCCACGTTTGACTCAATCATTGCAAGGATGCACATCATGGCAACCGGTACCGTAAAGTGGTTCAACGACGCCAAGGGCTTCGGCTTCATCACTCCGGCGGACGGCGGCGAGGACGTCTTCGCTCACTTCTCCGCGATTCAGGGCGGCGGCTTCAAGTCGCTGGCCGAAAACGACAAGGTGTCCTTCGACATCGTGTCCGGCCCGAAGGGCAAGCAGGCCGCGAACATCCAGCGCATCGACTGAACGTCTGCCGCTGAATGAAAAAGCCCGGGACATCCCGGGCTTTTTTGCGTCTAGCGCACTCATCTGCGGGCGACGGCGAAGCCGCGCCTAATCTGCCAGATCCAGCCCCATTTGCCAGAAGTCGGCTTCCAGCCGTGCGGCGGCATCGAAGATCTCCACCAGTTCGTCGAATCGCGCAGCATCGACCCGCGCGAGCCGGGCGTCGACCCACTCGCGCTCATCGCGCGCGGCCTGCTGGAACTCGTCGCCCGCATACATTGCGATCCATGGCGCATACGGATTGCCGTCGAGCCGGGTGAATGGCTGCTCGAGCAGCCACAGCGCAATCTCGGCGTAGCCGATCATGCACGGCGACAGGGCCACATGCAGGTCGAGCAGATCCCCGCGGTTGCCGGTGTCGAGCACGTAGCGCGTGTAGGCGAGCGTCGCACGCGATTCAGGCAGGCGCGCCAGCGCGGCCTCGTCGATGCCCCACTCGCGGCAATAGGCCACGTGCAGGTCAAGTTCGACATCGAGAATCGCACGCAGCCCGTCGCCTGCACGGCGCAGATCGGCCAGGTCGCGACTCTTGTACGCCGCCAGCGCGAAGGCCCGCGCAAAGTGGATCAGGAACAGATAGTCCTGCTGCAGGTAGTGACGAAAGGCCGGCCCGGGGAGATCGCCGGCGCCCAGGGCACGCACGAAATCGTGCCGGCAATAGGCCTCCCACGAAGCGCGGCTACGCTGCTTGAGGTCTCCGAAGCGGAAAGGCATGGCACACCTCCAGCGTCACGGACAACAAAAAACCGCCTCGAAGGCGGTTTTCCGGAACCGGGCCGCAACAAGATGCGCGACCCCGGGAATGGATGGTCGGGGAAAGAGGATTCGAACCTCCGGCCCCTGCGTCCCGAACGCAGTGCTCTACCAGGCTGAGCTATTCCCCGACGCTTTGAAACCCCTTGCAGTGCTAGAAATCTCGCTCGACTGCAAAGGCTGACAATTTTAGCAGCGCATCCCTGAAAACGGAAGAGGGCAAATGCAACAACGCGCCGGAAGCGAGTTCGGCCTCGGAACGCGCGAACGCCCGGGAGGCCTCGAGCGCACCGGTTTCGCCGATGATCTGCAGGATGTCGCCGAAGGCCTCGCGCTCGCCATTCTCGATCGCCTTGCGCACGCGCGCCGCCTGCGTAGCCGTGCCGTGCTGCATCGCCAGAATCAGCGGCAGCGTCGGCTTGCCTTCGGCCAGATCGTCGCCAAGGTGTTTCCCGGTAGCCGCCTCCTTCGACGAGTAGTCGAGCACGTCGTCGATGATCTGGAAGGCCGTACCCAGATGCATGCCGAAACCCGCCATGTCGCGCTCGCACGCCTCGCCGGACTTGCCCAGGATCGCGCCCAGGCGCGCCGCCGCCTCGAACAGCTTGGCCGTCTTGTAGCGGATCACCCGCAGATAGCCGTCGAGGTCGACGTCGGCGTTGCGCACGTTGAGCAATTGCAGGACCTCGCCCTCGGCGATCACGTTGGTGGCGTCGGCGAGCACCTGCATCACGCGCATGTCGCCGACCCCAACCATCATCTGGAAGGCGCGCGAATACAGGAAATCGCCCACCAGGACCGAGGCAGCGTTGCCGAACACGGCATTGGCGGTGTCACGCCCGCGGCGCAGATCCGACTCGTCGACGACATCATCATGCAGCAGCGTCGCGGTGTGGATGAACTCGACGACCGCCGCGAGTTCGACGTGATCGCGACCGCGGTAGCCACAGGCGGCCGCGCACATCAGCACCAGCGCCGGGCGCAGGCGCTTGCCGCCGCTGCCGACGATGTACTCGGCGACCTGCCGCACGAGGACCACGTCCGAATGCAGGCGCTGGCGAATGACCTCGTCGAGCGCCTGCATGTCGGCACCGATCGGCGCAAGGAGTTGCTGGATGGTCAAGATAGCGGGCCTGCTGGAAAAGGCGAGATGGTAGGGGCCGGCTCTGCAAGGCGTCAAGGATGCGATTCCGGCGTGCGGTGCGCAAGCCGGTCGCGCCTGTGCGCTGCGGCGAACACCGGAAAATTGCACAATCGGGCTTCAAGAATGCCCGCCAACGGTCGTTAAGCGGTAGACGAACCACCAAGCCCGCATCCATGCTTCTGCGAACCCGACTGCTCGTCCTGCTGTGTGCGCCGCTGCTGGCCAGCTGCGACATGCTCTACGACTTGCTCGACATCCCCGACCCGGAACGCCGCGCAGCGGCAGCCGAGGCCGAGGGGCGGGCCATCGGAGGCGGCTGCCGGCATTCGGGCCGCGCACTCGAGGACTGTTACGCGCTCAATCCACAGGTATCGAAGTCGGCCATCTTCGCCGGCTGGCGCGAAATGAACGACTACATGGTCGAGAACAACCTGTCGGAGGTTCCAACGCGCCTGGATCGAAACATGGGGCAGCCGCCGGGCAACAGCCCGCCTCCGCTGCCATCCACGGGCGGCGCCGTGGGGTCCGACTCGCCGCTGCCGATCACGCGCCCCTGAGGCTGACACCGGGTCACGGCGCCGGGTTGGTGTGGCGCGCGTGGATGCCGTCGATCTCGGCCAGCACATCCGGGTGCAGCACCACCTCGCGCGCTGCGAGATTCTCTTCGAGCTGTTCCCGCGACGTCGCGCCGATGACCGTGCTGGTGACGAAATCTTGGCTGTATACGAAGGCCAGCGCCAGCGTGGCCGGGGTCATGCCGTGAGCGCGGGCCAGTTCCGCATAGGCCTCGACCGCCGGGCGCACCCCCGGCCTCGCATAGCGCTTGCCGAAGGCGGGAAAGCGTGTCAGCCGGGCACCCGCCGGCGGCACCCCGAGGTACTTGCCGCTCAGATGCCCGAAGCCCAGCGGGGAATAGGCGAGCAGGCCGACCCGCTCGTGATGGCACATCTCGGCCAGACCGTACTCGAACACGCGCGAGAGCAGGCTGTAGACGTTCTGGATGGACACGATGCGCGGCAGACCCAGCGCGTCGGCCTGGCGCAGGAATTGCATGACACCCCAGGGATGCTCGTTGGACAGCCCGATGTGACGGATGCGCCCTTCCTCGACGAGCCGCGCCAGCGCCTCGAGCTGGGCACGCACCGGCACACATTCACGCTCGCTCGACGGATCGTAGCGCCACTGCCCGAACATCGGCTGGTTACGCTCCGGCCAGTGGATCTGGTAGAGGTCGATGTAGTCCGTGCCCAGACGCTGCAGGCTGGCCTCGACCGCGGCGCGCAGATTGGCCTCGTCGAGCGCCAGCGGGCCGCCGCGGATCCAGTCCAGCCCGCGCGCGGGCCCGGCCACCTTGGTGGCGATGACCACATCCTCGCGACGCTGGCGTGCCAGCCAGCGTCCGAGAATGCGCTCGGATTCGCCCTGGGTGGCCGCGCGCGCCGGCACCGGATACATTTCGGCCGTGTCGAAGAAGTTGATCCCCGCATCCCGCGCGCGATCGAGTTGGTCGAAGGCGTCGGCGGCGTCGTTCTGCTCCCCGAAGGTCATCGTCCCGAGGCACAGGCTGGAGACTTCCGGCCCGCTCTCGCCGAGTCGGCGGTACTGCATCGATAAACTCCCGTGAATCTGCATTTGGCCCGATGCCACAGTGGTGCCCTGTATCATCCGCGCACACGAAAGATGATACAGGCCCTCCCGATGACCCGCGAAGACACCCCCACCCCGCCCGAAGAGGCCCACGCCTGGGGCCTGATCGCGCTGTGCCGCGCAGGCTTCGAGCGCGAACTGGCCGGCGAGCTCGACGCCTTCGCTCGCGAACTGGGGCTCAACGGCTACGTGCGTGCCAACGAGGGCACGGGCTTCGCGGTGTTCGAAGCGGTCGAGGCCATCGACTTCGCCGACCTGGCGCAATATTGCGACTGGCACGCGTTGGTGTTCGCGCGCACGCTGATGCCGTGGTTCGCGCGCGTCGACGACCTGCCCGAGGGTGATCGCGCCGGCCCCGTCGTCGAGGCCGCACGCGCGGCCGGACAACGCTTCTCGACGCTCGCCGTCGAGCACCCCGATTCGGATGCGGCGCGGCCACTGTCGGGCTTTTGCCGGCGCGTTGCCGCGCCGCTTGCGAAGAAGCTCGCGGCGCGCGGCGCGATGCGTGTCAGTCGCAAGGGACTGGCCAACCTGCACGTGATCTTCACCGACGAGAAGACCGCCTGGCTCGCCGCGTCGCGCGCCGATCGCGAGGCGCCGTGGCCGATGGGCATTGCGCGTCTGCGCATGCCGCGCGAAGCCGCCAGCCGTTCCACGCTGAAGCTCGCCGAAGCCATTCTCGGCATGCTCACCGAAGAAGAACGCACGGTGGCGATGCGCGCCGGCATGCGCGCCGTCGATCTGGGCGCCGCTCCGGGCGGCTGGAGCTGGCAACTGGCCTGGCGCGGGCTGCACGTCACGGCCATCGACAACGGCCCGATGGCCGATTCGGTGATGGCCACCAGCATGGTCGAGCACG
It encodes:
- the rpoS gene encoding RNA polymerase sigma factor RpoS, producing MYDPADDDDDQSVAREPDLPLEVEALGEPAATPTPAESDFLNDVTQIYLNEIGANPLLTAEEEGVLTRRVRAGDFEARQTMIERNLRLVVNIAKHYLNRGIPLLDLVEEGNLGLMHALEKFDPERGFRFSTYATWWIRQNIERAIMNQSRTIRLPVHVVKELNQVLRTQRALEALGNGEFTLEEVAQRLDKSVDQVRALLALGEHTASLDAPLDIDPTLSIGESLADDQACTADSMIQEHEIEDLVRDWIAKLNEKQRTVIRHRYGIDECQIMTLEELAVRLGLTRERVRQIQLEALGQLRRSIRRRGISRDVLL
- a CDS encoding peptidoglycan DD-metalloendopeptidase family protein — translated: MKNSIDHAATARLLLPLASALLLSGCLSQLPAPFGDASRGSTAPSTAGAQADGQHHVVRQGDTLLGISRTYGQSVGDLVRWNGLESPHQIRVGQRLRVAPPSAGSGEDAVTVRPIESPGVVAEPSQPAAEVPLIDSPRGGRTEYSDEAWAAINPQILPSEPPLPIPSPPDTPPAQPAPAEPSEPAEKPAPAAPAAVEAPWLWPAAGEVIEGFDESSNKGLDIAGEPGDPVVAAAAGSVVYSGSGLRGYGKLVIIKHEDDFLTAYAHNRDLLVKEGDKVSKGQKIAELGSTDADRPKLHFEIRKQGKPVDPAKFLPAR
- a CDS encoding protein-L-isoaspartate(D-aspartate) O-methyltransferase, whose protein sequence is MGVCEPAQAGGRAALRMVERLRAQGIRDERVLDAMLRVPRQHFIDAALAYNAYDDTPLPIGFQQTISQPYVVARMIELLRAGRELGRALEVGAGCGYQAAVLSHLATEVFGIERIRGLFEQAKENLRPFRYPNVRLKHGDGSQGLPQAAPFDTIIVAAGAREVPLALRDQLAPGGRMMIPVGAGGEQQLVMTERVGDVFRESRHEAVRFVPLLSGLE
- the surE gene encoding 5'/3'-nucleotidase SurE is translated as MRILLSNDDGYFAPGLAALADALHDLGDTTVVAPERDRSGASNSLTLDRPLALRQAANGFHFVNGTPTDCVHLAVTGMFDHLPDMVVSGINHGANMGDDTIYSGTVAAATEGFLLGVPAIAFSLASKSATDFTAAAKVAHDLVARFIRDPFREPVLLNVNIPDCSTGDIRGVRLTRLGKRHKAEPVIRGTTPRGETVYWIGPAGQAADAGEGTDFQAVKDGYVSVTPLRVDLTHNGQINAVAEWLEV
- a CDS encoding porin — its product is MQKKLIALAVAGLMSAPAMAQSNVTIYGLVDLGMVYAKQGDNKFRGVQSGTVSASRIGFKGSEDLGNGLSAKFQLEYGIGADVGSGPTGARQSWVGLDGGFGFVGLGRQYSPGHNGAATMTNFMNSSQMDPLSVLAGAAGATIRVAGSGRINNSINYKSKSFGGLKFEALYGFGERNQDDDRSEGDVVGLGAMYSNGPIEATAVYHRIDGGAGDDQKEWLLGGGYNFGVAQVNLTWQNVDAGSIDNDVWTITGTIPVSEAGKVALGYGHLSHDNSDMDADMYTVAYFHSLSKRTMAYAGYSHVNNDDGAVRPFSAGLDADAGNNGNGFTVGIRHTF
- a CDS encoding cold-shock protein, whose translation is MATGTVKWFNDAKGFGFITPADGGEDVFAHFSAIQGGGFKSLAENDKVSFDIVSGPKGKQAANIQRID
- the tenA gene encoding thiaminase II, with product MPFRFGDLKQRSRASWEAYCRHDFVRALGAGDLPGPAFRHYLQQDYLFLIHFARAFALAAYKSRDLADLRRAGDGLRAILDVELDLHVAYCREWGIDEAALARLPESRATLAYTRYVLDTGNRGDLLDLHVALSPCMIGYAEIALWLLEQPFTRLDGNPYAPWIAMYAGDEFQQAARDEREWVDARLARVDAARFDELVEIFDAAARLEADFWQMGLDLAD
- a CDS encoding polyprenyl synthetase family protein, with product MTIQQLLAPIGADMQALDEVIRQRLHSDVVLVRQVAEYIVGSGGKRLRPALVLMCAAACGYRGRDHVELAAVVEFIHTATLLHDDVVDESDLRRGRDTANAVFGNAASVLVGDFLYSRAFQMMVGVGDMRVMQVLADATNVIAEGEVLQLLNVRNADVDLDGYLRVIRYKTAKLFEAAARLGAILGKSGEACERDMAGFGMHLGTAFQIIDDVLDYSSKEAATGKHLGDDLAEGKPTLPLILAMQHGTATQAARVRKAIENGEREAFGDILQIIGETGALEASRAFARSEAELASGALLHLPSSVFRDALLKLSAFAVERDF
- a CDS encoding aldo/keto reductase — translated: MQYRRLGESGPEVSSLCLGTMTFGEQNDAADAFDQLDRARDAGINFFDTAEMYPVPARAATQGESERILGRWLARQRREDVVIATKVAGPARGLDWIRGGPLALDEANLRAAVEASLQRLGTDYIDLYQIHWPERNQPMFGQWRYDPSSERECVPVRAQLEALARLVEEGRIRHIGLSNEHPWGVMQFLRQADALGLPRIVSIQNVYSLLSRVFEYGLAEMCHHERVGLLAYSPLGFGHLSGKYLGVPPAGARLTRFPAFGKRYARPGVRPAVEAYAELARAHGMTPATLALAFVYSQDFVTSTVIGATSREQLEENLAAREVVLHPDVLAEIDGIHARHTNPAP
- the rlmM gene encoding 23S rRNA (cytidine(2498)-2'-O)-methyltransferase RlmM, which produces MTREDTPTPPEEAHAWGLIALCRAGFERELAGELDAFARELGLNGYVRANEGTGFAVFEAVEAIDFADLAQYCDWHALVFARTLMPWFARVDDLPEGDRAGPVVEAARAAGQRFSTLAVEHPDSDAARPLSGFCRRVAAPLAKKLAARGAMRVSRKGLANLHVIFTDEKTAWLAASRADREAPWPMGIARLRMPREAASRSTLKLAEAILGMLTEEERTVAMRAGMRAVDLGAAPGGWSWQLAWRGLHVTAIDNGPMADSVMATSMVEHVRADGFTWRPKRAVDWLVCDMVEQPSRIASLMAEWIGTARARHAIFNLKLPMKRRLDAVAQCRSLIEKRLASVGPFELRIKHLYHDREEVTAYLTLRR